One segment of Deinococcus metalli DNA contains the following:
- a CDS encoding DUF421 domain-containing protein → MSAEVQPFDWQRMLLGDTPPVFLLEIGVRTVVVFLWLAFLLRITGKRGLAQLSPLELAIVIALGSAAGDPMFYPEVPLVHAMLVIALVVGLQRGLSLLVIRSDRVEAFIEGEPVELVRGGVLSPPALQAADLSREDLFERLRAQGVRQLGEIQRAYFEQDGNLSVFRHAHGAPPGLPIVPPWDLEPPPALPVGQAVSGPVACLTCGQVRQIGGPLPACPCGGETYTPATTDPFAEAGAPADEGDHAPGSAPQGGSPAASSR, encoded by the coding sequence GTGAGCGCGGAAGTGCAGCCCTTTGACTGGCAGCGCATGCTGCTGGGCGACACGCCGCCCGTGTTCCTGCTGGAAATCGGCGTGCGGACGGTCGTGGTGTTCCTGTGGCTGGCCTTCTTGCTGCGGATCACCGGCAAGCGCGGTCTGGCGCAGCTGAGCCCTCTGGAACTCGCCATCGTGATCGCGCTGGGGTCCGCGGCGGGCGATCCGATGTTCTACCCGGAAGTCCCGCTCGTGCACGCCATGCTGGTCATTGCGCTGGTCGTGGGCCTGCAACGCGGGCTGTCGCTGCTGGTGATCCGCTCGGACCGCGTCGAGGCGTTCATCGAGGGCGAGCCGGTGGAACTCGTGCGCGGCGGTGTCCTGAGCCCGCCCGCCCTTCAGGCCGCCGACCTCAGCCGCGAGGACCTGTTCGAGCGCCTGCGTGCCCAGGGGGTCCGGCAGCTGGGCGAGATCCAGCGGGCATACTTCGAGCAGGACGGCAATCTCTCGGTGTTCCGGCACGCGCACGGCGCGCCGCCGGGCCTGCCGATCGTGCCGCCGTGGGACCTGGAACCGCCGCCCGCACTGCCCGTGGGGCAGGCCGTGAGTGGCCCGGTCGCGTGCCTGACGTGCGGTCAGGTGCGGCAGATCGGTGGCCCGCTGCCGGCGTGCCCGTGCGGCGGCGAGACCTACACGCCCGCGACCACCGATCCCTTCGCGGAGGCCGGCGCGCCGGCGGACGAGGGGGACCACGCACCGGGCAGCGCGCCGCAGGGGGGCAGTCCCGCGGCGTCGAGCCGGTAG
- a CDS encoding 2Fe-2S iron-sulfur cluster-binding protein — MTAQTTGEGFSVQVEGFGPVGAQDGQRLVLALEGGGTGILHRCGGHARCTTCRVEFLEGEPDSMTAAEFDKLSEKALLGEARLSCQIECAPGMRVRVLQTTASTGLEAGKAPAPQIEPDPVWTTRPGASTEG; from the coding sequence ATGACCGCTCAGACGACCGGCGAGGGCTTCAGCGTGCAGGTGGAGGGCTTCGGCCCGGTGGGCGCCCAGGACGGCCAGCGGCTGGTGCTGGCGCTGGAGGGCGGCGGGACCGGCATCCTGCACCGCTGCGGCGGCCACGCGCGCTGCACGACGTGCCGGGTGGAATTCCTGGAGGGCGAGCCGGACAGCATGACGGCCGCCGAGTTCGACAAGCTGAGCGAGAAGGCGCTGCTGGGCGAAGCGCGGCTGTCGTGCCAGATCGAGTGCGCGCCGGGGATGCGCGTGCGCGTGCTCCAGACCACGGCGTCCACCGGCCTGGAGGCCGGCAAGGCCCCGGCCCCGCAGATCGAGCCGGACCCGGTGTGGACGACCCGGCCCGGCGCGTCGACCGAGGGCTGA
- a CDS encoding sensor domain-containing diguanylate cyclase yields MIHAPKSSTVPGSLTPAQATRATFWARLLMLLAVLVTQMLTVAVVVWNDRQNAERVVQAEAETTLGRLAQVAAENIRASLQSPTQLVDITTELIRTGQLDTADATRLSVTFQTMLNAVPQLNGVLIGHDDGRFTSTRRGGSSDAGRSLSTIETRPTRRATVTVLDERGRIVSRRVDTGNYDPRTRPWYTLAVATPGITVWTPPYTFASSGQPGVTVARAVDAGADGTVVVGADVQLRQVASFLQGVQIGGHGRAFVTDAQGHVIATSPTWPGNVTGRVPSLSEVADPALRALIGPDGQVRPGTREFTVDRQAYSAVVQPIALAPGVQWRVGVYAPVDDFMLGLQRTSHIRLASIVLACVLGGLLAWPLLERAVRPIRTLHRQATTDPLTGLQNRGGFLAQLDEALERAQTATQSGRCLGVAIFDLDGFKAINDTYGHPAGDSVLLAVGARLLTSARPGDLLGRLGGDEFAVLVDGASREEVRLRVEGMIAALARRPVTVDGVDHAVRSTAGLAFYDPHDPQTTPLLRTAVMARADTALIRGKRRVKGRVWVDGESGMPDSLL; encoded by the coding sequence ATGATTCACGCCCCCAAGTCGTCCACCGTGCCCGGCTCGCTGACCCCAGCGCAGGCGACCCGCGCCACCTTCTGGGCGCGGCTGCTGATGCTGCTGGCCGTGCTGGTCACGCAGATGCTGACGGTGGCCGTGGTCGTGTGGAACGACCGGCAGAACGCCGAGCGGGTGGTGCAGGCCGAGGCCGAAACGACCCTGGGCCGCCTGGCGCAGGTCGCGGCCGAGAACATCCGCGCGTCCCTGCAGTCGCCCACGCAGCTGGTGGACATCACCACGGAACTGATCCGCACCGGGCAGCTGGACACCGCCGACGCCACGCGGCTGAGCGTGACCTTCCAGACCATGCTGAACGCCGTACCGCAGCTGAACGGTGTCCTGATCGGCCACGACGACGGCCGCTTCACCTCTACGCGCCGGGGCGGCTCCAGCGACGCCGGCCGGTCGCTGAGCACCATCGAGACCCGCCCCACCCGGCGCGCGACCGTGACCGTCCTCGACGAACGCGGGCGGATCGTGTCGCGCCGGGTGGACACGGGCAACTACGATCCGCGCACCCGCCCGTGGTACACGCTGGCCGTGGCCACGCCCGGGATCACGGTGTGGACGCCCCCCTACACCTTCGCGTCGAGCGGCCAGCCGGGGGTGACGGTCGCCCGCGCGGTCGACGCTGGCGCGGACGGCACGGTGGTCGTGGGCGCGGATGTGCAGCTGCGGCAGGTGGCGTCGTTCCTGCAGGGCGTGCAGATCGGCGGGCACGGCCGCGCCTTCGTGACCGACGCGCAGGGCCACGTGATCGCCACGTCTCCCACGTGGCCCGGAAACGTCACGGGCCGCGTGCCCAGCCTGTCGGAGGTGGCGGACCCGGCGCTGCGGGCGCTGATCGGTCCGGACGGGCAGGTGCGGCCGGGAACGCGCGAGTTCACGGTGGACCGCCAGGCGTACTCGGCCGTGGTGCAGCCCATCGCGCTTGCGCCGGGCGTGCAGTGGCGGGTGGGCGTCTACGCGCCGGTCGACGACTTCATGCTGGGCCTGCAACGCACCTCGCACATCCGGCTGGCAAGCATCGTGCTGGCGTGCGTGCTCGGCGGCCTGCTGGCGTGGCCGCTGCTCGAGCGCGCGGTGCGGCCCATCCGCACGCTGCATCGCCAGGCCACCACCGACCCGCTGACCGGCCTGCAAAACCGCGGCGGCTTCCTGGCACAGCTCGATGAAGCGCTGGAACGCGCGCAGACGGCCACCCAGAGCGGGCGCTGTCTGGGCGTGGCGATCTTCGACCTGGACGGTTTCAAGGCCATCAACGACACCTACGGCCACCCGGCCGGCGACAGCGTGCTGCTCGCGGTGGGCGCGCGGCTGCTGACGTCCGCCCGGCCCGGCGACCTGCTGGGCCGCCTGGGCGGAGACGAGTTCGCCGTGCTGGTCGACGGCGCCAGCCGCGAGGAGGTGCGGCTGCGCGTCGAGGGCATGATCGCCGCGCTGGCCCGCCGCCCCGTGACGGTCGACGGCGTGGACCACGCGGTGCGGTCCACCGCTGGTCTGGCGTTCTACGACCCGCACGATCCCCAGACCACGCCGCTGCTCCGCACGGCCGTGATGGCCCGTGCCGACACCGCCCTGATCCGCGGCAAGCGCCGCGTGAAGGGCCGCGTGTGGGTGGACGGCGAGAGCGGCATGCCCGACAGCCTGCTGTAG